In a genomic window of Brassica rapa cultivar Chiifu-401-42 chromosome A10, CAAS_Brap_v3.01, whole genome shotgun sequence:
- the LOC103846499 gene encoding COP9 signalosome complex subunit 3, with protein IPRPIANLIHTGPIISGLESRLAIAIKTLWLNQSVPAFFESIYFGEDLEIIKQTIVNFFLRGREEGDRLGFLIGSMNSAEALIKSIQGLSASPGDLSALHGILKKAEDSLRNNWDVQLATLEELDPSIHSLGYLYLLEGLTRGSVSKGKTSGVLLLMDRFISRCDAGQIRLASEKFVTLCKRFKDRVLELEDPLRGVAPLVSAVRKVQVSAKCLTALHPDCLQLCLQAKCYKAGFSVISDDILEVDQPRDFYLYCYYGGMICIGLKRFQKASELLYNVVTAPMYQLNAIALEAYKKYILVNLIHSGQFSNSVPKCASTAAQRHLKSWCIPYNEVGNRYNDGEISELEAVVVAHSSDFEQDNNLGLVKQAVASLYKRNILRLTQKYLTLSLQDIANMVQLANAKEAETHVLQMIQDGQIHALINQKDGMVRFLEDPEQYKTSDMIEVMDSVIQRTIGLSKNLIAMDESLSCDPLYLGKVGREMQKFDFGDDFDTVPQKFSM; from the exons ATACCGAGACCAATTGCTAATCTAATTCATACCGGTCCGATAATATCTGGTTTAGAAAGTCGGTTAGCAATCGCTATAAAGACCCTCTGGCTGAACCAGAGTGTCCCCGCTTTTTTCGAAAGTATATATTTTGGAGAGGATCTAGAGATAATTAAACAAACAAtcgtgaatttttttttgagaggGAGAGAAGAAGGCGATCGATTAGGGTTTTTGATCGGAAGTATGAACTCGGCGGAGGCTCTGATTAAGTCAATCCAAGGTTTATCAGCGAGTCCCGGCGACTTATCTGCACTCCACGGTATTTTGAAGAAAGCCGAGGACTCGCTCCGAAACAACTGGGATGTTCAGCTCGCTACTCTCGAAGAGCTCGACCCTTCGATTCATTCTCTCGGCTACCTCTATCTCCT CGAGGGTCTTACTCGTGGTTCAGTGTCGAAGGGGAAAACTTCTGGCGTGCTTCTGCTAATGGATCGGTTCATCAGCCGTTGCGATGCTGGGCAGATTCGTTTAGCTAGCGAAAAGT TTGTTACTCTTTGTAAGAGATTTAAAGATAGAGTTTTGGAGCTTGAGGATCCTCTACGAGGGGTGGCGCCACTGGTGTCAGCTGTTCGTAAGGTTCAGGTCTCCGCTAAATGTTTGACTGCGTTGCATCCGGATTGTCTTCAGCTATGTCTCCAGGCGAAGTGCTATAAAGCTGGTTTCTCCGTTATTAGTGATGATATTTTGGAGGTTGACCAGCCTAGAGATTTTTATCTCTATTGCTATTATGG GGGAATGATATGTATTGGACTGAAGAGGTTCCAGAAGGCATCGGAGCTTCTTTACAAT GTTGTTACTGCTCCAATGTATCAACTCAACGCCATAGCTCTTGAGGCGTACAAAAAGTACATATTGGTTAATCTCATTCACTCTGGCCAG TTTAGTAACAGTGTCCCCAAGTGCGCTTCTACAGCAGCTCAGAGGCACCTAAAGAGCTGGTGTATA CCTTACAACGAAGTGGGTAATCGTTACAACGATGGGGAGATCAGTGAACTAGAGGCAGTGGTTGTGGCCCACAGCTCAGATTTTGAACAG GACAATAACCTTGGATTAGTGAAGCAAGCAGTGGCATCCCTTTACAAGCGGAACATTCTGAGATTGACTCAGAAGTACTTGACCTTGTCGCTTCAAGATATAGCCAACATGGTCCAACTTGCTAATGCTAAGGAGGCGGAAACGCATGTGCTTCAGATG ATCCAGGATGGTCAGATACATGCGCTTATCAACCAGAAAGATGGAATGGTGAGATTCTTGGAGGACCCTGAGCAGTACAAAACCAGTGATATGATAGAGGTCATGGATTCTGTCATCCAAAG GACTATTGGGCTGTCGAAGAATCTCATAGCCATGGATGAGAGCTTGTCATGTGATCCTTTGTACTTGGGAAAG GTGGGAAGGGAAATGCAAAAGTTCGACTTTGGAGACGATTTTGATACTGTCCCTCAAAAGTTCTCCATGTAA
- the LOC103846500 gene encoding phosducin-like protein 3, with protein MADYHFVYKDVEGTSTQWDDIQRKLGNLPEKAPAFKPPAYTPAQDEDSAPKDKAWFGGKTEEELEDLEDDKDLDDDRFLEDYRKKRLTELREAAKVRRYGSVTPISSSDFVREVTQASAEVWVVVCLYKDGIAECGLLLGCLEELASRYPGTKFVKIVSTDCIPNYPDCNLPTLLVYHHGAVKGTHVGLKSVGRRCTPESVALVLCQSEPVLNDGKSGDDDSSREAVMAGVRRQFIERVVKDHEDKDNDDDGYNSD; from the exons ATGGCAGATTATCACTTCGTCTACAAGGACGTTGAAGGAACGTCGACGCAATGGGACGATATCCAGCGGAAGTTAGGGAATCTCCCGGAGAAGGCTCCGGCGTTCAAACCGCCGGCGTATACTCCGGCGCAAGACGAGGATTCAGCTCCAAAGGACAAAGCTTGGTTCGGTGGGAAGACGGAGGAGGAGCTCGAGGATCTTGAGGACGACAAAGATCTCGACGATGATCGATTCCTGGAAGATTACAG GAAGAAGAGGTTGACGGAGCTGAGAGAAGCTGCTAAAGTAAGGAGGTATGGATCAGTGACTCCAATCTCGAGCTCTGATTTCGTGAGGGAGGTTACGCAAGCTTCTGCTGAAGTTTGGGTTGTTGTATGTCTCTACAAAGATGG TATTGCAGAGTGTGGCTTGTTATTGGGTTGTCTAGAGGAACTGGCTAGTAGATACCCGGGAACGAAGTTTGTTAAGATTGTATCAACTGATTGTATTCCCAACTACCCTGATTGCAATCTCCCTACCTTGCTGGTGTACCATCATGGTGCTGTTAAAGGAACTCATGTTGGCTTGAAGAGCGTTGGCCGTAGGTGCACCCCAGAGA gtgtAGCCTTAGTTTTATGTCAGTCAGAGCCAGTTCTTAACGATGGAAAAAGTGGAGACGATGACTCCTCAAGGGAAGCTGTGATGGCTGGAGTTCGAAGACAGTTCATTGAACGAGTGGTGAAAGACCATGAAGATAAGGATAACGATGATGATGGTTACAATAGCGATTAG